The segment TATTGACATAGTGAAGTACGCGGCGGCTTTTGGCACCTGGGTACTGGAGAAAACGCAGAACAACACGATTGTCATCGGCCGCGACGCCCGCATTTCGGGCGAGATGGTCAGCAAGCTGGTGGAAGGAACCCTGCGCGGCCTCGGCATCGACGTTATCGACCTGGGTTTGAGCACGACGCCAACCGTGGAAATAGCTGTGCCAGCCAAAAAAGCCGGTGGGGGCATCATCCTGACGGCTTCGCACAACCCCAAGCAGTGGAACGCCCTGAAGCTGCTCAACGACAAAGGCGAGTTTATTTCCGACGAGGAAGGGCAGGCCGTACTGGCCCTGGGCGACAACGAAGCCTTCAACTTTGCCCCGGTCAATAAGCTGGGCCAGTACTCGACCGACAACACCTTCTTCAAAAAGCACATCAAAGCCATTCTGGCCCTGCCCCTGGTGGACGTGGAAGCCATTAAGGCCAAGAAGTTCCGCGTCGTTATCGACTGCGTTAACTCCACCGGCGGCATCGTGGTGCCCATGCTGCTGGAGGCCCTGGGCGTCGAGAAAGTGGAAAAGCTGTTCTGTGAGCCCACCGGCGACTTTGCCCACAACCCGGAGCCCCTGCCCGAAAACCTGCGCGACATTGCCCGGGTGCTGGAGAAAGGCTCCTTCGACCTGGGCATCGTCGTGGACCCCGACGTGGACCGCCTGGCCCTGGTGAATGAGGACGGCTCTATGTTCGGGGAAGAATATACCCTGGTAGCTGTGGCCGATTACGTGCTGCAGCAGAACGGGGGCGGCAACACCGTCAGCAACCTGAGCAGCACCCGCGCCCTGCGCGACGTGACTGAAAAGGCTGGCGGCAGCTACTCGGCTGCTGCCGTGGGCGAGGTGAACGTGGTAACCAAGATGAAGGAAACCAACGCCATTATCGGCGGCGAAGGCAACGGCGGCATCATCTACCCCGAGCTGCACTACGGCCGCGACTCGCTAGTAGGCATTGCGCTTTTTCTGAGCCACCTGGCCA is part of the Hymenobacter chitinivorans DSM 11115 genome and harbors:
- the glmM gene encoding phosphoglucosamine mutase, with amino-acid sequence MALIKSISGIRGTIGGAAGEGLTPIDIVKYAAAFGTWVLEKTQNNTIVIGRDARISGEMVSKLVEGTLRGLGIDVIDLGLSTTPTVEIAVPAKKAGGGIILTASHNPKQWNALKLLNDKGEFISDEEGQAVLALGDNEAFNFAPVNKLGQYSTDNTFFKKHIKAILALPLVDVEAIKAKKFRVVIDCVNSTGGIVVPMLLEALGVEKVEKLFCEPTGDFAHNPEPLPENLRDIARVLEKGSFDLGIVVDPDVDRLALVNEDGSMFGEEYTLVAVADYVLQQNGGGNTVSNLSSTRALRDVTEKAGGSYSAAAVGEVNVVTKMKETNAIIGGEGNGGIIYPELHYGRDSLVGIALFLSHLAKSNLTMTRLRASYPGYFISKNKIELTPEIDTDQVLVQMQQRYAKQPVNTIDGVKIEFDKEWVHLRKSNTEPIIRIYAESDSNATADHLANKIIADIKEIISLKS